The genomic region GATAACAATACTCGACTTTAGAAGCATTGGCGTAACCATGGATTTAGATATTAACCTAAACATATGATCTTAACCTACATATGTAGggaaataatgtttaatatgcATAGCTTGGCAAGATTGTCTGATGAAAATGAACCAAAATATAATCTCATATTGAATGTTTTTGTACAAAGTTTTAGTTAAAAAGATTTCATGTTCATGATAAATCTTGGAATACATACATatcgtatgtatgtattactAAGTATTACCAGATATTACCAGGTATTTCTCAAGGATGAAAATTCTATGGAAATTCTGTCGATATCCTACGACTATGTTTGACCTTTTGTTAAGAAGGTGAGAGTTAGATAGAGTGAGCGGAGGATGTTTATAAACATAAcctcaaattatttatatcatctttttggtagaaaaataaattataattttataattcataaaaatattaaaatcccGTATTgatctaataatatatattatattatagttttaattatttcatatttaaaatcaaaagaacatatattacataaataatactGTTTTTTATATCacatctttattattaaaaattggtATTTACTAGCTTTTATCTTTTAGATcatatatgtgtattattatatgatatattatacgGGTATGTTGGTCAAATTTTGCTTTTAGTAGTGTTTCCTCCAATGAAGTGAAAAAACTAATGAAATAGTGCATTCTGTTGATATTGGAtagatataaaagtaaaaaaagatgGATATAAAAGCTAATAATCAACAGGTAATTGTTTTCTAAAgttaatttgttttaataaattctttaaaaaatttataaattatttaaatatttttttactttacagTTACAATTTGACTTGCCACCCATTTGGCTTGATATTAAAACTGAATTAAGGGAGCATATAGAATGTTTAGATAATCTTCCAATATACCGTCTAAACAATACACAATGTTACTGGCCAAGGAAACCTGATATTTTATCTCTTTTGGATTGTGACTTAGCACCACTTGGTACCACATTAAAATTTGATCGTGATCCTGTTACTGGGAAACTTGGGGAAATGCATGAAGTACCTTCAAAATCAGTAGGCGAAACTGCACGAAATTCTATGTCTATGACTCGTGCACCAGGTCCAGCTAGTGATAATATCAGAGGTATTTGGTAGAAAAgattctataataaaatatagcaattttataaaacattatgtAAATTAAGAACATGTACAAATTTAGGAAATACTAGTAATATTCCATTTTGGCCTGGTGGTTTTGATGAACCTGAGATAATAATGAATCTGTCACTGGAGGAAATAGACTTTGAAAACAATTTAAGAACCTTGGCAAAAGGATTTAGTGCAGGTATAGAATTTAAAAGTGACAATTGTACTCCAAAAGAAAAGACGACAACTGCCACAGAGCAGAAACCATCAGaattagagaaaaaaaatgaaattgaaagaatagCAGATAAGATCAATTTAATGGCCATTATAAAGGAAGAACAAGATGAATTTGACTTTTGGAAGtcagaaacaaaagaaacaaaagaaacaaaagaagaaactaaaataaaaacttCAGATATAGAACAAGCAGCATTTGATGAAATTGCTTCGTTCTTAGAGGAAGCAGATATtcctattttaaatatttcgaaaaaacCTGTAGAAACTGCAAAGTCAAAATGGGCAGAGCAAATAGATGTGTCTGTTCCAATAACTGATTTCGAAAAACGTATTCCTGAACTAGCGATGAGTTTTCCATATGAGTTAGATACTTTCCAGAAACAAGCTATTCTTAAGTTAGAAGAAGGCTGTAATGTATTTGTGGCTGCACACACATCGGCTGGGAAAACAACAGTAGCAGAATATGCTATTGCATTAAGTCAGAAACATATGACAaagtaaaattgcaaattatattttgaattatattctGGTTAATTAGCAATactaattttgtttctttttagaGTTATTTATACATCTCCCATAAAAGCGCTTTCAAACCAAAAATATCGCGATCTTAAACGTAAGTTTGGCAGTGTGGGATTGTTAACAGGAGATTTACAAATTAATCCCAATGCTTCGTGTCTTATTATAACCACGGAAATTTTACAATCTATGTTATACTGTGCATCAGAAGTTTTAAGGGATTtagaatttgttatatttgacGAAGTGCACTACATCAATAACGacgaagtaaataaaaattccaaatgttacagttttatattatatttatattatatgttattatatattattttatattatgtttatattattatatataaatataacgatttacattttatatttataatcatgatatattttattatcttatgTTATGTTAGCGTGGTCATGTTTGGGAAGAAAGTGTGATTCTCTTGCCACAAACAGTTACTCTAGTAATGTTGTCTGCAACTGTGCCCAATCCTTTAATATTTGCTGATTGGGTTGGCcgtacaaaaaagaaaaagacataTGTAATAAGTACATTAAAACGACCTGTACCACTCCAACATTATTTATACACTGGTACTGATGGTAAAACtaaaaacaacaaatttttagTGTTGGATGAAAGTGGTCATTTTCTATTAGATGGGtaatcaataataatttctatctttaatgtggtgtataaatttttaatgaataatcttagattgaatataaatattattctagGTGGTACAAAGCAACAAGTACGCAAAATCCAAAAAatcaaagtaataaaaatattaaagatctTAAAAGAATACCAATGCAACGACAGATGACTCCAAAACAGGAACAAGTATTGTGGAATGCTTTTATAAGTCATTTAAGAACTCAGGTAGGATCAATACATATATTGATCAAATTTTACTTATTCATCTAAAcatatataaacaattacTTTTGTTATGCCAGAACATGTTGCCTGTTGTTGTCTTTATGTTATCACGAAAGAGATGCGATATGAGCGCTGTATTATTAAGAAACGTAGACCTTACAACCGAGACTGAAAAGCACACTATTCGAACTTTCTTTCAAAATAACATTCGGCATTTAAAAGGCACCGATAGACAATTGCCACAAGTGCTTATGATGCAAGAATTATTAGAAAGTGGAATTGGTATCCATCACAGTGGTATATTACctattttgaaagaaatagtGGAAATGTTATTTCAAACTGGAGTTGTAAAAGTCAGTTTTCCaatatactttattttcttccttaatttcataatgtatttactatttttaaattttaaaagtcgCCACCTTTATGGTCTTGCAGTTACTATTTGCAACAGAAACATTTGCAATGGGTGTAAATATGCCAGCACGTACTGTGGTTTTcgattctataaaaaaatatgacgGTACTAATTTTCGAATACTTTATCCTTCTGAATATGTACAAATGGCTGGTCGAGCTGGTCGCAGAGGTCATGATACAGCTGGAATGGTTATAGTCATGTGTCGAACATTGATGCCACATTTTAACgagttaaaaaatatgatgTGTGGTCAAGCTCAGAACTTAGAATCTAAATTTAAAGTAACATATTCCATGGTTCTAAATCTGAGAAGGCTAAATGAGTCAGTAACAG from Bombus fervidus isolate BK054 chromosome 11, iyBomFerv1, whole genome shotgun sequence harbors:
- the Tst gene encoding superkiller complex helicase subunit twister, with translation MDIKANNQQLQFDLPPIWLDIKTELREHIECLDNLPIYRLNNTQCYWPRKPDILSLLDCDLAPLGTTLKFDRDPVTGKLGEMHEVPSKSVGETARNSMSMTRAPGPASDNIRGNTSNIPFWPGGFDEPEIIMNLSLEEIDFENNLRTLAKGFSAGIEFKSDNCTPKEKTTTATEQKPSELEKKNEIERIADKINLMAIIKEEQDEFDFWKSETKETKETKEETKIKTSDIEQAAFDEIASFLEEADIPILNISKKPVETAKSKWAEQIDVSVPITDFEKRIPELAMSFPYELDTFQKQAILKLEEGCNVFVAAHTSAGKTTVAEYAIALSQKHMTKVIYTSPIKALSNQKYRDLKRKFGSVGLLTGDLQINPNASCLIITTEILQSMLYCASEVLRDLEFVIFDEVHYINNDERGHVWEESVILLPQTVTLVMLSATVPNPLIFADWVGRTKKKKTYVISTLKRPVPLQHYLYTGTDGKTKNNKFLVLDESGHFLLDGWYKATSTQNPKNQSNKNIKDLKRIPMQRQMTPKQEQVLWNAFISHLRTQNMLPVVVFMLSRKRCDMSAVLLRNVDLTTETEKHTIRTFFQNNIRHLKGTDRQLPQVLMMQELLESGIGIHHSGILPILKEIVEMLFQTGVVKLLFATETFAMGVNMPARTVVFDSIKKYDGTNFRILYPSEYVQMAGRAGRRGHDTAGMVIVMCRTLMPHFNELKNMMCGQAQNLESKFKVTYSMVLNLRRLNESVTVEAMMRRSFKESPVVRNQNNYKIQLQKLENELAKLPPLTDLQKNLSDFYRLAVEYLEYLKYLKSYFYETQKKAIRYLSNGRVLLISYESHYNKLAILLSTVQNKGSRQYRVLVLKNSDATNSVKETLKEKSEKAKKSDKWYDIVALTKKKIFVPVGIPLDEVLTIAAWNILEITSCEIIIDYNLVLENWEKRQVPRFRNEPPSQTMQIAIEELMILSLKAYHDITVLQPYLQMRMNYDIDMKLNHLCELEKAMYDINCTEIVNFEEHFEVVYERSELESERNKLQLKLSDEGLSLYPEYTNAVALLKDLGYIDNDERVALKGRVALQMGNNELLITELILRNVLTVRQPAEIAALLSALIFQQRTDIEPNLTPELKKNCHIIKQIHAELEALEQHYQLVTLQPLNFGLVEVVYDWAQAKSFAEIMEKTDVQEGIIVRCIQQLSETLRDVKNAAITIGDPVLKEKMEEASTVIKRDIVFTASLYTQN